The genome window ATCATCACACGTCTCCTTATTAGGGACTTGCGATGGCTCTTAGATCCCTACCACTGGAAGATTTCTATTTTCCATGAACTAAATGAATAAACGAGTACAACTCCTAATCTTCTTTATGTTATATAAGACTCTAAAGTTGAATTTTGCCATCACAATTGCAGGAAATAGAGAGATGCCTGATGCAATGGAGATGATATTTCAATCTGCCCTTGCTCTCGGCAGAAACGGAGGGGTGAGTATTCTCCTTAAATTTGTATTGCCGTCATggcaaaagaatgaaagaaaaccaGCTTTGTTGTATAATTAATTGTTGTGGGAATTGTCGAACGAGATAAATGGAGGAAATGTCACTTGAAGTAAACATGTCACTCACTGGAAATTATACTCTTCATTGGCAGGTTGATGAACTCATGGGCAACCTGGAAAATGCAGCTTTGTCGTATTCAAAGGCTGTGCGGCTGTTGCTTTTCCTTCTGGTGGAAGCACCATCCCTCATTCTCAACCCTCCATTCTCTCTCACAAACTCAGACCGGTATAGGCTCCGATCGTACATCGATATCCTTAATGATAGGCATGGTCATTCAAGGTCTCAACGGTTAGCTATTCTTAAGTGTGAGGATCAACAATGCCCACATTAGAGAACAAGTCATTATTTTTGTACATTGGCTTCTAGCCGTGTAAAATAATTTGTTTGTACAATTATTCTTTGGAGTGACGGAGCATGGGGACGTTAACTATTGCTGGCATTGAATTATTTTGGGAGAGAATGTTGTAATATTCTCAAATCCTGTGAAATAGTAAAATGTTGTAATGTTCGTTTATTTCAGGTTTGTCTTCCTTCGAGAATCAGAATGCAGTTGCGTATTAACATTCACAATTGGTTCCTCATTAACTTGATTGCTTGTTAGGTATTTCCAACTTCAGAATATATATAGCCTGGGTTTAACGTGCACGTTTATAATTATTGGTCTAAAATCTAATTTCTTATTTCCACATTACCTTGTTCTACTAGTTTTGGCATGAGTCGGTGTTTAGTCTTTAGCTCTTTGATGCTTGCTCTACTGAAAGCGTATGGTGCCCAGTCCGGAAATTTGAACTAACCAGTTTGTATATTTCTTTGTGGAATCTTAGTTTCATGGGTTTGTCTTACTTTTAGATTCCTATTGGCATGGGTTTCGGCTTTTGTTTAGTATTATCTATCGTCAGCAAAGTGTGAATTATTTTGAAGACTTGATATTTATGCCCACTCAATCATTTGAATGGTATGTTGGGTTAGATAATTCCTcgttcaaaaaattaaaattgtggATTTGAAATTGCGGACTGGGCGTCAAAGTTGACAAAAACTTCTTTAGGCAATCAGGAAAAATTGAGTTGAATTGGAGGAAGATTCTGTTAGCATTCTCTCAAATTTGTCAAGAAAATCTTTTTATTACAAGTCTTCACGTGGGTCATATCTGTCTCATCCTATTTTCTATCATAGCTGTGTACCAACTACCAAGTCTTCCATGCAAGTCTCCACACGGCATCTTGCATGCCTCACACGACCCGACATGCAAGACTTTCTTGGGAGAAAAGTAGAGAGAGCCTCGAAGCAGCGGGTGCTTGAGagaagggaaaaaataaaatttcaaagagAGTGAGTCTGAGAAGAGAATGAATCAATTTGTGAGGCATATTGATAAATTGAAGTTATATAATTATTGTATTATGTGAAAGATCTACCTATGGTGaaatttgtaattttaattattgtaTTATGTGAGAGATTACCTAtggtgaaatttgaaattttaatgaTATAATGGAAGTTTTTTAAGTGATGACGTACGGGTCACGTGATTTTTTACTCCTTTCAAGATTTTTCACACTAAAAATTATTGGTGTTACTTTTAGTTATCATCCACTATGTTATTTTTTCTCTAACAGATTTATCCTTTTTGTCTCTTTGAATATACCAATGAAAACGAAAAAGTAAGAACCTTTTATGATTAGTGCCACCTTAACGACAGAAAAAGGAAATGAACAAATTCTATTGAGATTGACTCATGGTGATCATTTATCAACGAATAACTTTGGTTATCAAATGATTGAACAACTGAGAGCAATTTACTTATGATACTTAATTGACATTAATAAAAAGTATCTAATATATAATGAGTTCAATATGTCCTTTTTAGCAGAAAGAAGGTTATTACTTCCTCATTATCATATCAGACAATCACATATTCACAAATCTCGTGTGGGGTTAATACACAGAAATTAAAACTGTAACCAACTATATTTCATGCATTTCTATTTAGTCACAATTCTGACTACTACGTCTGGAAATTGTGACTTAACCATGAATACAAAATTATTCTCGCAGCTAAGAATTGAAACACAGAAAACACATCTAAGGTTTAAGTAGAGAAGCTAGCTCCTTGTTTAAAGAATGTCTGCTTCGTCTTCACATTCTGATAAAGCTTGGACTACAAAATCCATCGTTGGCCTCTTGCTTCTATCTTCCTGCACACAAGCTATCCCAAGTTCAACCATCTTTCTTACTTGGTTCCTGCTATACTCCCCATTCAGTCTTGAATCCACAGCATCCTCCATCCATGAGTTCTCTCCGCACTCTATTTTGCTTCCTACTACCCTCACAAATCTTGTCAGCTCTATTTCTTGCTCATCAGTCCCCTCTATCACCGCCCAACTCGAAAGCCGGATTCCCTTCACCATTTCTAGAATCACAACTCCATAACTATAAACATCCACTTTTGCAGTGATGGGTAGGTTAAGAGCCCAATCCGGAGCCATATAGCCTTTTGTTCCTCTAATCTGAGAGAATTCAGATTTGTTGCCGGCTCTTTGAGATAACTTAGCTAACCCAAAGTCTGCTATCTTGGGTTCAAAGTCACTACCCAGAAGAATATTTTCAGGCTTCACATCACAATGTATAACCCACTCTAGACATTCATGGTGAAGATAGGCCAAACCCTTGGCCGTTCCTATGGCAACTTTAAACCGCTCTTTCCAGCCGAGAAAATTAGGGGGAAATAGATGCTTGTCCAGTGATAGATGTTCCACGTACTCATAAACCAAGAGTCTGTGTCTACCCTCTGAACAAAATCCCCACATTCTCACTAGATTCATGTGGAAGATATTTGCAATTATGCTCACTTCTGCCCAAAAAACATCCACCCCATTATATGAATCTTCTAGTCTCTTAACGGCCACGACCCTTTTGTCTGCCAGAATACCCTTGTATACCGCCCCAGAAGCGCCTCGTCCAAGctcttccttgaaattctttgTTGCCTTCTTAAGCTCTGCATGGCCAAACTTCCTGAACTGACTTGACATGAAATTATTTCCATCTTCCCCGGAAGCAGGCAAGCGATGTCTTCTTCTAAAGAGGAACCAAAAGCCTGCTATTACAAAAAGAATTTCAATTCCGCCAAGAGCAGCAGCAAGCGAGTACAGATAATGCCATCTCGTGCTTCCCACTACTACAATTTTGGCCTCGTCCGGCGGGCATTTTGGACTGATTCCATTAAGAATTGACCGTTCTGATGTTTCTATACTCACTGGCATTCTTAGGAATATGCTGTCTGGAATGTTGGGAGACTGGAAGCCATTGAAAAGTGCAGTTTTGATCAAACATTGTCCTGGTCCACTTAGGCTATAGCTGAACGCTACACACCTACAATCCTCCAAGCAGAGTTTCATACAATGATCAATTGAGCCTTGTTTAGTATAACTGAGATCAAATCCGTAGTAATTTACCTGCCGAAGTCGCACGAACTTCTCTTGGGACTGCGAACAGTTTTCGTTAAACGTTGGCCTGCAACCTTTGACCCAGTCACTTGGATCAGCTACCTCATACCCAGGTGGACATGAGCACATCGGATTTGGagtatatacacaaattgcattTCTTCCACATATCCCATGCACACGACATCCTTGACTAAGAGCTTGCCATGAAATCCTCCACTTCCCTGTCAAATTGTTCAGGCTATAAACTCTGAGGTTCCCATCATAATCCAATGTTAGCCTTCTTTTAATCCCAAGTCCCACATCAGAAGCACTGAATTTCAACTCATCACTTGATGTAAAAGTACCCATTTCATTAAAGAAAGCCATTCTAGAACTATTATAACCAAATCTGCCATTTtgataaatattattataaGGATCAGGCCAGTACAAGCTTGAAGTATCTGGCCCGTCATGGATCATTTTCAAGACATTATCATTATCAAAGAGCAAGCTAAAATACCCAGATTGAAAAGTCCCATTTTTCAAACGAGATATCAGCTTTGTGCTCTTTGTAAGGTATTGGTAAGGAAGAAGAGTATCAGTTGGAAAATCAAAGCTTTGCCATAGTATTTCACCATTTGGATCTTTGAGAACAAGGTTTCCAGTATCCAAAAGCTCTGCGCTTCTTGCATCAGTGTAAGTGCCAGTGGTGTTGGTCTCCCATGTCAAAAGGCCACCAAAATCGGTCAACGCCATGGCACCATCTACACGAAGAGAAACTCTGGAGCCCTTGGCATTCACAGGCTTGTCTCTGTTGGCCACCCAAACAACGGTTCTGTCCTTAGAATTGGTGAACCAGATAGCGAACCAGTAAGCATTTTCTCCCAGCCCATAGAAGCCACAGGTGAATGTTTTATCTGGTGAGATTAGGAGGTCTGATTCATCTTCAACTGACAAAGAGGAGCCTCTTGGCAAGAAATTCTGGGTTTTCGAATTTGCAATGGGAACAAATACTAAGAAGGTGAGAATTAGCAAGGCAAGAAAACATGGAGATTTCAGTGTTTGCAACATCGTGTTTGAGATGAAGGTTCATGAGTTTCATGGCTCAAATATTCAGTGGTTGCCGCACACCACCTCACGTCATTGTGCTGACGTGGTGCGCATACACCACCGAATGATTGAGGCATGTACATGATTTAAAATCTGGTATTTCTCTTCACtatttctctccttctctctatcACTTCAATCTCATATCCACCACCTctttcctctctccctctctttcctctctctttcttatcAATTCAACCTCGGAACCATTTTTCCAGTCTCAATTTTCAAAGTCCATGGTTGAATTCATGCACccattacactttttttttcccaggttTCAACCTATCAATTATTTAGAGTTCCAAATCCAAACCCAATTCTCTCTCCTAATCATATCCTGAGCGACTACCAGATCTAGATCCAAATCAAAAACCCATTCCGTGAGAAATTGAAGTAAAGAGAGCAAGAGAAGGCCAGATTTCACACCACCGCCTCTCAACTATAATATCTTTATccagttaattaattaatgtttatttgaaattaattaGTCGCCATGAGCAAAATCTAAGAAAAAAAACCATAGCAAACAAGTTAATAGAACCCTCTAGTCACTAAGAAATTCATTGGATCTTCGTTTCATTTCGTAGAAGGATGAAACTAAGAGAAGGCTTTGTTTCACTTGACAATAAGATAAGGATGAAAGTAggaaaaaagacaagaaaaatgaaaaagggAAAAGTAAAAACCTTTTGCGACCAGTGTTAGACTAGTGGCACCTTAACGATAGAACAAAGGATTGAACAAATTCTGTTGAGTCTGACTCATAGTCATCATTTATCAACGAATTAACTCTGGTTAACAAATGATCGAAAAATCGGAGACAATTAACTTGCGATACTTAGTTGATATTCATTAAAAAAGTATCTAATGCATTATTAGTTCAATACTGTTAAAGCATGTAAGGTTTATTCCTGTGGCTGATTTAGTTTGCATGGTTATTGTGGTAATTGTGTTAGTGTTattaagtctaacttggtcaatGTTAGTGTACAACCTTGACCAAGGTTAATTTACTGTGATTACTTTATGTGGCTGTAATGTAGTCTCAAAAAGAGGTATAAGAACACTGATTGCTGTAATATCGTGTAAGACGAACTGTAATGAAAATAGATCTGTTTATGGTGGATGTTGCTGTTTATTCTTaggattttcttttgcttttaacTAAAGGCATAGAAGTCCATAATCGACAAATACGTCCCATTTAGCAGAAAGAAGGCTATTACTTGCTCATTATCATATTAGACAATCACTTATTCACAAATCTCATGTGTGGCCAATACATAGAAATTAAAACTGTAACCAATTATATTTCATGCAGTTCTATTTAGTCACACTTCGGACTACGTCTGGAAACTGTGACTTAACCATGAATACGAAATTATTCTCGCAGCAAAGAATTGAAACACAAAAAACACATCGAAGGTTTAAGTAGAGTAGCTAGCTCCTTGTTTAAAGAAGGTCTGCTTCGTCTTCACATTCTGATAAAGCTTGGACTACAAAATCCATCGTTGGCCTCTTGCTTCTATCTTCCTGCACACAAGCTATACCAAGTTCAACCATCTTTCTTACTTGGTTCCTGCTATACTCCCCATTCAGTCTTGAATCCACAGCATCCTCCATCCATGAGTTCTCTCCGCACTCTATTTTGCTTCCTACAACCCTCACAAATCTTGTCAGCTCTATTTCTTGCTCATCAGTCCCCTCTATCACCGCCCAACTCGAAAGCCGGATTCCCTTCACCATTTCTAGAATCACAACTCCATAACTATAAACATCCACTTTTGCAGTGATGGGTAGGTTAAGAGCCCAATCCGGAGCCATATAGCCTTTTGTTCCTCTAATCTGAGAGAATTCAGATTTGTTGCCGGCTCTTTTAGATAACTTAGCTAACCCAAAGTCTGCTATCTTGGGTTCAAAGTCACTACCCAGAAGAATATTTTCAGGCTTCACATCACAATGTATAACCCATTCTAGACATTCATGGTGAAGATAGGCCAAACCCTTGGCCGTTCCTATGGAAACTTTAAACCGCTCTTTCCAGCCGAGAAAATTAGGGGGAAATAGATGCTTGTCCAGTGATAGATGTTCCACATACTCATAAACCAGGAGTCTGTGTCTGCCCTCTGAACAAAATCCCCACATTCTTACCAGGTTCATGTGGAAGATATTTGCAATTATGCTCACTTCTGCCCAAAAAACATCTACTCCTTGATATGAATCTTCGAGTCTCTTAACCGCCACCACCCTTCCGTCTGCCAGAATACCCTTGTATACCGCCCCAGAAGCGCCTCGTCCAAGCTCTTCCTTGAAATTCTCTGTTGCCTTCTTAAGCTCTGCATGACCAAACTTCCTAAATTGACTTGACATGAGCTTGTATCCATCTTCCCCGGAAGCAGGCAAGCCATGTCTTCTTCCAAAGAAGAGCCAAAATCCTGCTATTACCAAAAGAATTTCAATTCCGCCAAGAACAGCAGCAAACGAGTATAGATAATGCCATCTCATGCTTCTGCCAGTGCTACTACCGTACATGTCTGGGGATCCCACGACAATTTTGGCCTCGCCTGGCCGGCATTTTGGACTGATTCCATTAAGAACGTTGGATTCTGATGTTTCTACACTCACGGGCATTTTTAGGTATGTGCTGCCGGGAATGTTTGGAGACTCCCAGCCattgaaaagtgcattttttaTCCAACATTGTCTTTGTCCTATTTGTCTATATCTGAACGCTACACACCTACAATCCTTCGAGCAGAGTTCCTTACAATCATGGATTGAGATGTTCTCTTTATAATTGAGATCAAATCCATAGTAATCTACCTGCGGAAGTTGCACGAACTTCTCTTGGGACTGTGAACAGGTTCGGTTAAACGTTCGCCTGCAACCTTTGTCCCAGTCACTTGGATCAGCTACCTCATACCCAGGTGGACATGAGCACTTGGGATCTGGagtatatacacaaattgcattTCTTCCACAGATCCCATGCACAGTACATCCTTGACTAAGAGCTTGCCATGAAATCCCCCACTTCCATGTCAAATTGTTCAGGCTATAAATTCTGAGGTTCCCATCATAATCCAATGTTAGCCTTCTTTTAATCCCAGGTCCCACATCAGAAGCACTGAATAGCAACTGATCACTTGATCTAAAAGTACCCATTTCATTAAAGAAAGCCACTCTGGAACTATTATAATCAAATCTGCCATTTTCGTACACAGTCTGATAAGGAGTAGGCCAGTACAAGCTTGAAATGTCTGGCCCATCATAGATCATTTTCAAGACATTATCATTATCAAAGAGCAAGCTAAAATACCCAGATTGAAAAGTCCCATTTTTCAAACTAGATATCAGCTTTGTGCTCTTCGTAAGGTATTGGTAAGGAAGAAGAGTATCAGTGGGGAAATCAAAGCTTTGCCATATTATTTTACCATTTGGGTCTTTGAGCACAAGGTTTCCAGTATCCAAAAGCTCTGCTCTTGTTGCATTAGTGTAAGTGTTGTTGGTCTCCCATGTCAAAAGGCCACCAAAATCAGTCAACATCATGACACCATCTACGCGAAGAGAAACTCTGGAGCCCTTGGCATTCACAGGCTTGTCTCTGTTGGCCACCCAAACAACGGTTCTGTCCTTAGAATTGGTGAACCAGATAGCGAACCAGTAAGCATTTTCTCCCAGCCCATAGAAGCCACAAGTGAATGTTTTATCTGGTGAGATTAGGAGGTCTGATTCATCTTCAACTGACAAAGAGGAGCCTCTTGGCAAGAAATTTTGGGTCTTGGAATTTGCAATGGGAACAAATACTGAGAAGGTAAGAATaagcaaagaaagaaaacatggaGATTTCAGTGTTTGCAACATCATGTTTGAGACGAATGTTCATGAGTTTCATGGTTCGTTTAATAGGGAGTGATCGAAGGGGGTCTCCGTGGAATGACAGTGTGGCTTTGAAATTTCTATGGAACTTGACTATTTCTATGGAACTTGACTTGAGATGATCAAATTTCTCTGGAACTTAGACTTTTTATGTTGAAGATATGACTCAAGTTACCGGGCCCGATTAGGAGTGTATTTTGTGTGGTGAATTTTAGAGCCACGTTTAAACTCTTCTAGGGTGTTCTACTCCTTGTTTTCTATATATTGTGTGTAATAGTTTTATCTAAAAATGTACGAAGTGAAATATTTGTtgggttcatctt of Tripterygium wilfordii isolate XIE 37 chromosome 13, ASM1340144v1, whole genome shotgun sequence contains these proteins:
- the LOC120011696 gene encoding putative receptor protein kinase ZmPK1 — translated: MMLQTLKSPCFLSLLILTFSVFVPIANSKTQNFLPRGSSLSVEDESDLLISPDKTFTCGFYGLGENAYWFAIWFTNSKDRTVVWVANRDKPVNAKGSRVSLRVDGVMMLTDFGGLLTWETNNTYTNATRAELLDTGNLVLKDPNGKIIWQSFDFPTDTLLPYQYLTKSTKLISSLKNGTFQSGYFSLLFDNDNVLKMIYDGPDISSLYWPTPYQTVYENGRFDYNSSRVAFFNEMGTFRSSDQLLFSASDVGPGIKRRLTLDYDGNLRIYSLNNLTWKWGISWQALSQGCTVHGICGRNAICVYTPDPKCSCPPGYEVADPSDWDKGCRRTFNRTCSQSQEKFVQLPQVDYYGFDLNYKENISIHDCKELCSKDCRCVAFRYRQIGQRQCWIKNALFNGWESPNIPGSTYLKMPVSVETSESNVLNGISPKCRPGEAKIVVGSPDMYGSSTGRSMRWHYLYSFAAVLGGIEILLVIAGFWLFFGRRHGLPASGEDGYKLMSSQFRKFGHAELKKATENFKEELGRGASGAVYKGILADGRVVAVKRLEDSYQGVDVFWAEVSIIANIFHMNLVRMWGFCSEGRHRLLVYEYVEHLSLDKHLFPPNFLGWKERFKVSIGTAKGLAYLHHECLEWVIHCDVKPENILLGSDFEPKIADFGLAKLSKRAGNKSEFSQIRGTKGYMAPDWALNLPITAKVDVYSYGVVILEMVKGIRLSSWAVIEGTDEQEIELTRFVRVVGSKIECGENSWMEDAVDSRLNGEYSRNQVRKMVELGIACVQEDRSKRPTMDFVVQALSECEDEADLL
- the LOC120013768 gene encoding putative receptor protein kinase ZmPK1 — encoded protein: MLQTLKSPCFLALLILTFLVFVPIANSKTQNFLPRGSSLSVEDESDLLISPDKTFTCGFYGLGENAYWFAIWFTNSKDRTVVWVANRDKPVNAKGSRVSLRVDGAMALTDFGGLLTWETNTTGTYTDARSAELLDTGNLVLKDPNGEILWQSFDFPTDTLLPYQYLTKSTKLISRLKNGTFQSGYFSLLFDNDNVLKMIHDGPDTSSLYWPDPYNNIYQNGRFGYNSSRMAFFNEMGTFTSSDELKFSASDVGLGIKRRLTLDYDGNLRVYSLNNLTGKWRISWQALSQGCRVHGICGRNAICVYTPNPMCSCPPGYEVADPSDWVKGCRPTFNENCSQSQEKFVRLRQVNYYGFDLSYTKQGSIDHCMKLCLEDCRCVAFSYSLSGPGQCLIKTALFNGFQSPNIPDSIFLRMPVSIETSERSILNGISPKCPPDEAKIVVVGSTRWHYLYSLAAALGGIEILFVIAGFWFLFRRRHRLPASGEDGNNFMSSQFRKFGHAELKKATKNFKEELGRGASGAVYKGILADKRVVAVKRLEDSYNGVDVFWAEVSIIANIFHMNLVRMWGFCSEGRHRLLVYEYVEHLSLDKHLFPPNFLGWKERFKVAIGTAKGLAYLHHECLEWVIHCDVKPENILLGSDFEPKIADFGLAKLSQRAGNKSEFSQIRGTKGYMAPDWALNLPITAKVDVYSYGVVILEMVKGIRLSSWAVIEGTDEQEIELTRFVRVVGSKIECGENSWMEDAVDSRLNGEYSRNQVRKMVELGIACVQEDRSKRPTMDFVVQALSECEDEADIL